From Hartmannibacter diazotrophicus, a single genomic window includes:
- a CDS encoding WecB/TagA/CpsF family glycosyltransferase, with translation MEIAVIDRALSAEYMANWAVARRNSGKPPFYITSANGQVISLCATNREVKALFDDADLIHADGSPMVAVSQFACAHPVPERAATTDLFHDVAEVAQRVGASFFLLGAREEIIRAAEANVRKLYPHLKLVGARNGYFKREEESAVIAEINDAAPDILWVGLGVPLEQAFISRNLMALDRVGLVKTTGGLFDFLSNTKSRAPEWMQRMGLEWLYRASLEPTRLGWRYLTTNPHAMWLLLTKSK, from the coding sequence ATGGAGATTGCCGTCATCGACCGGGCGCTGTCTGCTGAGTATATGGCGAATTGGGCAGTAGCGAGGCGCAATTCGGGCAAACCTCCATTTTACATCACGTCGGCCAACGGGCAGGTCATTTCGCTCTGCGCGACCAATCGCGAGGTCAAGGCGCTCTTCGATGACGCCGACCTGATCCACGCGGACGGCTCACCGATGGTCGCGGTCTCCCAGTTCGCCTGTGCACATCCGGTGCCCGAGCGTGCCGCCACGACCGATCTCTTCCATGACGTGGCCGAGGTGGCGCAGCGCGTCGGCGCGAGCTTCTTCCTGCTCGGCGCGCGAGAGGAGATCATCAGGGCGGCGGAGGCCAACGTCCGCAAGCTCTATCCCCATCTCAAGCTGGTCGGAGCGCGGAACGGCTATTTCAAGCGCGAGGAAGAAAGCGCCGTCATCGCGGAGATCAATGACGCCGCGCCGGATATTCTCTGGGTCGGCCTTGGCGTTCCTCTCGAGCAGGCGTTCATCTCTCGCAACCTCATGGCACTGGACCGCGTCGGCCTCGTCAAGACGACGGGCGGTCTCTTCGACTTTCTGTCGAACACCAAGAGCCGCGCGCCCGAGTGGATGCAGCGGATGGGGCTCGAGTGGCTCTACCGCGCAAGCCTCGAACCGACACGGCTCGGCTGGCGGTACCTGACGACCAATCCGCATGCCATGTGGCTGCTCCTGACCAAATCGAAATGA
- a CDS encoding undecaprenyl-phosphate glucose phosphotransferase, protein MTMQDSTSAPLARLVGTSAEAPASDRRAIDSRKVVLGNKARSVAMSFREEAISPSIVSGIAAILDFLLMIAIGIVGLKVWTDDFSSITQSQFGPLIGVPILTVFGIQVIQDYSIGAIRQGIRRVGRSIVVLLLTISALLALMFVGEVGIAMPRDWLLIWAASQLASLVLSSLIVTSLVRHWTHQGRLQTRAVIVGGGAPAEDLIKAVERNGRNELKILGIFDDRKDDRSPENTAGYPKLGNVAELEVFARLAAIDMVIVSIPLSAEARLLQILKRLWVLPVNIRLSALSSRIKLRPRAYSYIAGVPFLDVFDKPIVGWDRIAKRIFDVVFASLALVVFSPVMIAAAAAVKLNSPGPVFFRQKRYGFNNEVVSVLKFRSMYQEMADPKAERVVTRDDTRVTTVGRLMRRTSIDELPQLINVLKGELSLVGPRPHAVNAHTAHKLWEEVVDGYFARHRVKPGVTGWAQINGLRGEIDKPEKIQERVQYDLEYIDNWSILFDLYILFLTPIRILNQENAY, encoded by the coding sequence GCAATGTCCTTTCGCGAGGAGGCGATCTCTCCGTCGATCGTCAGCGGCATCGCCGCCATTCTCGATTTTCTCCTGATGATCGCCATCGGCATCGTCGGCCTCAAGGTCTGGACCGACGATTTTTCCTCGATCACGCAAAGCCAGTTTGGCCCGCTGATCGGCGTTCCGATCCTGACGGTCTTCGGCATCCAGGTCATCCAGGACTACAGCATCGGCGCCATCCGCCAGGGTATCCGGCGGGTCGGACGCAGCATCGTGGTCCTGCTGCTGACGATCAGCGCCCTTCTCGCGCTGATGTTCGTCGGCGAGGTCGGCATCGCCATGCCGCGCGACTGGTTGCTGATCTGGGCGGCGAGCCAGCTCGCCTCGCTCGTTCTTTCCTCGCTGATCGTCACGAGCCTCGTGCGGCACTGGACGCACCAGGGCCGGCTGCAGACGAGAGCCGTCATCGTCGGCGGCGGCGCTCCGGCGGAGGATCTCATCAAGGCGGTGGAACGCAACGGGCGCAACGAACTCAAGATTCTGGGCATCTTCGACGATCGCAAGGACGACCGGTCGCCTGAAAACACCGCCGGCTATCCCAAGCTCGGCAACGTGGCCGAACTTGAAGTATTCGCGCGTCTGGCGGCCATCGACATGGTGATCGTCTCGATCCCGCTCAGCGCCGAGGCGCGCCTGCTGCAGATCCTCAAGCGCCTCTGGGTCCTGCCGGTCAATATCCGTCTCAGCGCCCTTTCAAGCCGCATCAAGCTCAGGCCGCGCGCCTATTCCTATATCGCCGGCGTGCCCTTTCTCGATGTCTTCGACAAGCCGATCGTCGGCTGGGACCGGATCGCCAAGCGCATCTTCGATGTCGTCTTCGCGTCCCTGGCGCTCGTCGTCTTCTCGCCCGTCATGATCGCGGCAGCCGCTGCCGTGAAGCTCAACAGTCCCGGTCCGGTCTTCTTCCGGCAGAAGCGCTATGGCTTCAACAACGAAGTTGTCAGCGTCCTGAAATTCCGGTCCATGTATCAAGAAATGGCCGATCCGAAGGCCGAAAGGGTGGTGACGCGCGACGACACCCGGGTCACGACCGTCGGACGTTTGATGCGGCGTACGTCCATCGACGAATTGCCCCAGCTCATCAACGTGCTCAAGGGCGAGTTGTCGCTCGTCGGTCCGAGACCGCATGCGGTCAATGCCCATACGGCGCACAAGCTCTGGGAAGAAGTCGTCGACGGATACTTCGCCCGCCACAGGGTCAAGCCTGGCGTCACGGGCTGGGCGCAGATCAACGGCCTGCGCGGAGAGATCGACAAACCCGAGAAAATTCAGGAACGTGTACAATATGACCTGGAATATATCGACAATTGGTCGATTTTGTTCGATCTTTATATTCTGTTCCTGACGCCGATACGGATCCTCAATCAGGAGAATGCGTATTGA